One Dermatophagoides farinae isolate YC_2012a chromosome 1, ASM2471394v1, whole genome shotgun sequence genomic region harbors:
- the LOC124491741 gene encoding uncharacterized protein LOC124491741: protein MLYFEKNWNTIMSKGMNQEIEEFIECMEKMKNQMERHVPLTVSEKKYKESLKKIGKNFENKREQLLNSCPKLNEHLKPGEQKKEHIHLSEDLLNDLAQFYEFQKLIKKIY from the exons atgctttattttgaaaaaaattggaatacAATAATGTCGAAAGGAATGAATCAA GAAATCGAAGAATTTATCGAatgtatggaaaaaatgaaaaatcaaatggaacGTCATGTTCCATTGACtgtgagtgaaaaaaaatataaagaatctttgaaaaaaattggtaaaaatttcgaaaataaACGTGAACAATTACTTAATTCATGTCCTAAGCTGAATGAACATTTAAAACCTGGCGAACAAAAGAAAGAACATATCCATCTTTCCGAAGATTTATTAAATGATTTGGCTCaattttatgaatttcagaaattgatcaaaaagaTTTACTAA
- the LOC124493039 gene encoding tumor protein D55 isoform X3, with protein MMDNNEDHFLDTETGNELLDQYTDPEQRAKIEEELRKELAKTEEEIQTLRTVLTAKIKRSNELKRKLGITVWKEFRDEMESSIKNIQESTASGFMAKLSTAPSYQKTSEAVKMGQASVMGTLGSVARRLGEVKNTNAFKSFEEKVGYAVTNVKTKIASRSNSTTNFDDALKNAEHSATTPVTSPMIPEDKSLS; from the exons atgatggacaATAATGAAGATCATTTTTTGGACACTGAAACCG GCAATGAGCTTTTGGACCAGTATACAGATCCCGAACAACGAGCCAAAATCGAAGAAGAATTGCGAAAAGAATTGGCCAAG ACCGAAGAGGAAATACAAACATTGCGTACAGTATTGACGGCTAAAATAAAAcgttcaaatgaattgaaaagaaaattaggAATCACCGTTTGGAAAGAATTTCGTGATGAAATGGAAAGCAGcattaaaaatattcaagAAAGTACAGC CTCAGGATTTATGGCCAAACTATCAACAGCTCCCTC TTATCAGAAAACAAGTGAAGCAGTCAAAATGGGTCAAGCTTCAGTGATGGGAACACTTGGTTCCGTAGCTCGTAGATTAGGTGAAGTGAAAAATACGAATGCttttaaatcatttgaagaaaaagttGGCTATGCTGTTACTAATGTCAAg ACCAAGATTGCATCTCGAAGTAACAGTACAaccaattttgatgatgcaCTTAAGAATGCAGAACATTCGGCCACTACACCGGTTACATCGCCAATGATTCCTGAAGATAAATCACTTTCCTAA
- the CRIF gene encoding growth arrest and DNA damage-inducible proteins-interacting protein CRIF translates to MSSRFLRQILNNPRLPSRDIPKYVRDRATGTLTVEQKPTLVWLYKKNIIRKRFATFGKSSGLKPGICWPSKEELQYMKQFDAKFEKSIESMRENLLQTQKAEQEKRIKREKQIVANLKKLPKMKEEFWKNYHNLFEKIEEEKSNKEKLIQEVREYLGYDIEPNDPRFEEALVKKDEEAKAAIRAARKLEKQKQHMEMLQALVSEALEKEKSTTKPTEETNNESSNSDSKPSQ, encoded by the exons ATGTCTTCAAGATTTTTACGACAAATTCTTAATAATCCTAGATTACCAAGTAGAGATATTCCAAAATATGTTCGAGATAGAGCTACTGGTACGTTGACAGTTGAACAAAAGCCAACACTTGTATGGCTATAtaagaaaaatataattcGAAAAAGATTCGCAACATTTGGAAAAAGTTCTG GTTTAAAACCGGGTATTTGTTGGCCAAGTAAAGAGGAATTACAGTACATGAAACAATTTGACGCTAAATTCGAGAAAAGTATCGAATCAATGCGTGAGAATTTATTGCAAACTCAAAAAGCTGAACAGGAAAAACGAATCAAACGAGAAAAACAGATTGTTGCTAATCTGAAAAAATTACCgaaaatgaaagaagaattttggaaaaactatcacaatttatttgaaaaaatcgaaGAGGAGAAAtctaataaagaaaaattgatccaaGAAGTACGAGAATATCTGGGTTATGATATCGAACCAAATGATCCACGTTTTGAAGAGGCATTGGTcaaaaaagatgaagaagCTAAAGCAGCAATTCGTGCTGCACGTAAActagagaaacaaaaacaacatatgGAAATGTTACAAGCATTAGTTTCGGAAGCAttggagaaagaaaaatccacCACAAAACCAACAGAagaaacaaataatgaaagtTCCAATTCCGATTCAAAACCTAgtcaataa
- the LOC124491935 gene encoding band 7 protein AGAP004871, translating into MSQDSNQKINFAEAGEQNDSSQGVCGAILTLFSIGIAACTFPLSLFFCIKVVQEYERAVIFRLGRLLHGGAKGPGIFFILPCIEHYTKVDLRTLTFDVPPQEVLTKDSVTVSVDAVVYYRVHNATVSVANVENAHHSTRLLAQTTLRNMLGTHNLHEILSDRESISNSMQTVLDECTGAWGIKVERVEIKDVRLPVQLQRAMAAEAEAAREARAKVIAAEGEQKSARALKEAAEVIAQSPAALQLRYLQTLNTISAEKNSTIIFPLPIDFISHFIRSNV; encoded by the exons ATGTCTCAGGATAGTAAtcagaaaattaattttgctGAAG cTGGTGAACAAAATGACAGTAGTCAAGGTGTTTGTGGAGCCATATTAACATTGTTTTCCATTGGTATTGCTGCCTGTacatttccattatcattattcttttGCATCAAAGTAGTACAGGAATATGAACGAGCAGTCATCTTTAGATTG gGTCGATTATTACATGGTGGTGCTAAAGGACCAggaattttcttcattttacCTTGTATTGAACATTATACTAAAGTTGATCTACGAACATTGACATTTGATGTACCACCGCAAGAAGTATTGACCAAAGATTCTGTAACAGTTTCAGTCGATGCTGTCGTATATTATCGTGTCCATAATGCAACGGTTTCGGTTGCCAATGTTGAGAATGCTCATCATTCAACTCGTTTATTGGCTCAGACAACATTGAGAAATATGTTGGGTACACATAATCTTCATGAAATTCTTTCGGATCgtgaatcaatttcaaattccatGCAG ACTGTTTTGGATGAATGTACTGGTGCTTGGGGAATCAAAGTAGAACGTGTAGAAAT AAAAGACGTTCGACTTCCTGTTCAATTACAAAGGGCAATGGCTGCTGAAGCTGAAGCTGCTCGTGAAGCTCGAGCTAAAGTTATTGCTGCTGAAGGTGAACAAAAATCGGCTAGAGCTTTGAAAGAAGCTGCCGAAGTAATTGCCCAAAGTCCAGCGGCATTACAATTACGATATCTACAAACGTTGAATACAATTTCggcggaaaaaaattcaactatAATCTTTCCATTACCGATCGATTTCATCAGTCATTTCATACGTTCAAATGTTTAA
- the LOC124493039 gene encoding tumor protein D52 isoform X4: MMDNNEDHFLDTETGNELLDQYTDPEQRAKIEEELRKELAKTEEEIQTLRTVLTAKIKRSNELKRKLGITVWKEFRDEMESSIKNIQESTAYQKTSEAVKMGQASVMGTLGSVARRLGEVKNTNAFKSFEEKVGYAVTNVKTKIASRSNSTTNFDDALKNAEHSATTPVTSPMIPEDKSLS, from the exons atgatggacaATAATGAAGATCATTTTTTGGACACTGAAACCG GCAATGAGCTTTTGGACCAGTATACAGATCCCGAACAACGAGCCAAAATCGAAGAAGAATTGCGAAAAGAATTGGCCAAG ACCGAAGAGGAAATACAAACATTGCGTACAGTATTGACGGCTAAAATAAAAcgttcaaatgaattgaaaagaaaattaggAATCACCGTTTGGAAAGAATTTCGTGATGAAATGGAAAGCAGcattaaaaatattcaagAAAGTACAGC TTATCAGAAAACAAGTGAAGCAGTCAAAATGGGTCAAGCTTCAGTGATGGGAACACTTGGTTCCGTAGCTCGTAGATTAGGTGAAGTGAAAAATACGAATGCttttaaatcatttgaagaaaaagttGGCTATGCTGTTACTAATGTCAAg ACCAAGATTGCATCTCGAAGTAACAGTACAaccaattttgatgatgcaCTTAAGAATGCAGAACATTCGGCCACTACACCGGTTACATCGCCAATGATTCCTGAAGATAAATCACTTTCCTAA
- the mTerf3 gene encoding mitochondrial transcription termination factor 3, whose amino-acid sequence MYESIECFFHSNTFSACDLYIGVTTMNFSLLKVSSKLSHYGFLTKYRHFQNVFRKIHDQNVFNNKNNDDNDNQLISLSKELDSIPKLNALDTINDDNVQFLNEIRPVLKKSFNLAAYVNVSDTLQQLVKLKVDLSIIEKDDKLASFIVRCDFEKDIQPLLMFLLDNGLDISQVGDVLTLNPYLFTIPLENLNILISYFKFRRFSPQDITFFFLKCPIVFNLKIQTIDQRLADLGQEYRLTAVNIRHIVRQHPRIMLMKNHHLKKCTFVFAEQMGFKSDEIKSLLLKNPILWTKQMKQASKDMLLSFEYVNTTMQISHEQVLNFPLILLRRVRLIRVRHLYLQSLNRDQYDPNKPLYVPLSAFFQIDDSQFCIEYAKTCVDDFNRFLKTI is encoded by the exons ATGTATGAATcgatcgaatgtttttttcattcgaatacaTTCTCGGCATGTGATTTGTATATTGGAGTgacaacaatgaatttttcacttttaaaAGTTTCTTCAAAATTATCACATTATGGATTTTTGACGAAATATcgtcattttcaaaatgtgtTCAGGAAAATTCatgatcaaaatgttttcaacaataaaaataatgatgataatgataatcaattgatttcattatcaaaagaACTTGATTCGATTCCCAA ATTAAATGCACTAGAtacaataaatgatgataatgttcaattcttgaatgaaattcgacctgtgttgaaaaaatcattcaatcttGCTGCTTATGTGAATGTTTCCGATACTTTACAACAACTAGTCAAATTAAAAGTTGATTTATcgataattgaaaaagatgatAAACTTGCCTCATTCATTGTTCGTTGTGATTTTGAGAAAGATATCCAaccattgttgatgtttttattGGATAATGGACTGGATATCAGCCAAGTGGGTGATGTATTGACTTTGAATCCATATCTATTCACG ATTCCATTAGAAAATTTGAACATTCTCATTAGCTACTTTAAATTTCGTAGATTTAGTCCTCAAGAtatcaccttttttttccttaaaTGTCCTATTgtatttaatttgaaaatacaAACCATTGATCAACGTCTTGCTGATTTGGGTCAAGAATATCGACTAACTGCTGTCAATATAAGACATATTGTACGACAACATCCACGaatcatgttgatgaaaaatcatcacttAAAg AAATGTACGTTTGTGTTTGCTGAACAAATGGGTTTCAAATCGgatgaaattaaatcattGCTTTTAAAAAATCCGATTCTTTggacaaaacaaatgaaacaagcATCGAAAGATATGTTACTTTCATTCGAATATGTGAATACAACGATGCAAATAAGTCATGAACAAGTGttaaattttccattgataTTATTACGTCGTGTACGTTTGATACGTGTTCGTCATCTTTATCTCCAATCATTGAATCGTGATCAATATGATCCTAATAAACCATTATATGTTCCACTAAGTGCCTTTTTTCAAATAGATGATTCACAATTCTGTATTGAATATGCTAAAACCTGTGTGGAtgatttcaatcgatttttaaaaacaatttaa
- the RpL7 gene encoding ribosomal protein L7 produces MTQTQAKPTSTGKLPTVPETILKKRKRREEQKAKSILETIKYRKDRQAKKALIFKRAEKYVKEYRQKERDIIRMKRQAREKGNFYVPPEAKLAFVMRIRGINGVPPKPRKVLQLFRLRQINNGVFVKLNKATINMLRIAEPYITWGYPSLKNIRDLIYKRGFGKVNGQRIPLTDNSVIEQKLGKHGIICMEDLIHEIYTVGPNFKYANNFFWHFKLNNPRGGWRKKVTHYVEGGDFGNREDKINVLLKNMI; encoded by the exons ATGACCCAAAC TCAAGCAAAACCAACTTCAACAGGCAAATTGCCTACTGTTCCTGAGACTATTCTCAAAAAACGCAAACGACGTGAAGAACAGAAAGCTAAATCGATTTtagaaacaatcaaatacCGGAAAGATCGCCAGGCTAAAAAAGCCCTTATTTTCAAACGTGCAGAAAAATATGTCAAAGAATATCGACAAAAAGAACGAGATATAATCCGAATGAAACGTCAAGCAAGAGAAAAGGGCAATTTCTATGTTCCTCCAGAAGCCAAATTGGCATTCGTCATGCGAATTCGAGG TATCAATGGTGTTCCACCAAAACCAAGAAAAGTTCTTCAACTTTTCCGATTGCGACAAATCAATAACGGTGTATTTGTCAAACTAAACAAAGCTACCATCAATATGCTTCGAATAGCCGAACCATATATCACTTGGGGTTatccatcattgaaaaacattcGTGATTTAATCTATAAACGTGGTTTCGGTAAAGTTAATGGACAACGAATCCCATTGACCGACAATTCGgtcattgaacaaaaattggGAAAACATGGTATCATTTGTATGGAAGATTTGATTCATGAAATCTACACGGTTGGACCAAACTTCAAGTATGCCAATAACTTTTTCTGGCATTTTAAGCTGAATAATCCACGTGGTGGTTGGCGTAAAAAGGTTACTCATTATGTTGAAGGTGGTGATTTTGGTAATCGTGAAGACAAGATTAATGTATTGCTTAAAAACATGATCTAA
- the LOC124493039 gene encoding tumor protein D52 isoform X2, giving the protein MANKKNSNKRNINQQNTDNNKASLLSNHFDETDSTDYDEISTTLKMNDSSIDHEKCEAFRRIASAEEIEEMSNELLDQYTDPEQRAKIEEELRKELAKTEEEIQTLRTVLTAKIKRSNELKRKLGITVWKEFRDEMESSIKNIQESTAYQKTSEAVKMGQASVMGTLGSVARRLGEVKNTNAFKSFEEKVGYAVTNVKTKIASRSNSTTNFDDALKNAEHSATTPVTSPMIPEDKSLS; this is encoded by the exons ATggctaataaaaaaaattccaataaaCGAAACATTAATCAACAGAAtactgataataataaagcatcattattatccaatcattttgatgaaacaGATTCTactgattatgatgaaatttcaactacattaaaaatgaatgattcttCGATTGATCATGAAAAATGTGAAGCATTCAGACGTATTGCTTCCGCTGAAGAGATCGAAGAAATGA GCAATGAGCTTTTGGACCAGTATACAGATCCCGAACAACGAGCCAAAATCGAAGAAGAATTGCGAAAAGAATTGGCCAAG ACCGAAGAGGAAATACAAACATTGCGTACAGTATTGACGGCTAAAATAAAAcgttcaaatgaattgaaaagaaaattaggAATCACCGTTTGGAAAGAATTTCGTGATGAAATGGAAAGCAGcattaaaaatattcaagAAAGTACAGC TTATCAGAAAACAAGTGAAGCAGTCAAAATGGGTCAAGCTTCAGTGATGGGAACACTTGGTTCCGTAGCTCGTAGATTAGGTGAAGTGAAAAATACGAATGCttttaaatcatttgaagaaaaagttGGCTATGCTGTTACTAATGTCAAg ACCAAGATTGCATCTCGAAGTAACAGTACAaccaattttgatgatgcaCTTAAGAATGCAGAACATTCGGCCACTACACCGGTTACATCGCCAATGATTCCTGAAGATAAATCACTTTCCTAA
- the Pss gene encoding phosphatidylserine synthase 1 homolog l(3)77CDf, which yields MMVMATTTLSSEISSSSSTSAREIHHNFYAINERPVDDISLEFFYKPHTITLLVVSIITIFYSAFTRDESSLENNIWSGILCLVLFFLVISLLTFPNGPFTRPHPAFWRLVFGISVLYLLSLIFILFQNYETVKSIMYWFYPDLKHFHIDSEKQYAVNCSDLTLERFWEHMDVFALAHFLGWVLKALLLRHYGICWTISVTWEITEVAFAHLLPNFAECWWDSWILDVLICNGLGIFCGMFICRLLEMRTYKWESIKDIQSASKKIRRAILQFTPESWTPIHWFDPNCTYMRFLSVTQLVIFWQLTELNTFFLKHIFETPPAHPLNVGRIGLITLIVAPSVRQYYTYSTDTRCKRVGTQCWVFVAIVITETLISIKFGLSIFAQAQLWNIFIWLLIQFVMSISCVSICVVWAKYRWNHVNNIVEEYFIRSKDNFLQKFDQKIIYDNNEKKKYS from the exons atgatggtgatggcaacaacaacattgtcttccgaaatatcatcatcatcatcgacatcagCACGggaaattcatcataatttttatgCAATTAACGAAAGACCAGTTGATGACATatcattagaatttttttataaaccACATACAATCACATTATTAGTTGTTTCTATAATAACCATATTTTATTCGGCTTTTACTCGTGATGAATCttcattggaaaataatATCTGGTCCGGCATCCTTTGTTTGGTCTTGTTCTTTTTGgtcatttcattgttgacCTTTCCGAATGGACCATTTACACGTCCTCATCCTGCATTTTGGCGTTTAGTGTTTGGAATAAGTGTTCTCTATTTACTTTCATTAATCTTCATATTATTCCAGAATTATGAGACTGTCAAATCAATCATGTACTGGTTCTATCCGGATCtcaaacattttcatattgattCTGAAAag CAATATGCTGTCAATTGCAGTGATTTAACATTGGAACGTTTCTGGGAACATATGGACGTTTTTGCTTTAGCACATTTCTTGGGATGGGTATTGAAAGCATTATTGCTTCGTCATTATGGTATATGTTGGACCATTTCGGTTACATGGGAAATTACTGAAGTTGCATTCGCTCATTTATTGCCAAATTTTGCCGAATGTTGGTGGGATTCCTGGATCCTTGATGTACTGATTTGTAATGGATTGGGCATATTCTGTGGCATGTTTATATGTCGTTTGCTGGAAATGAGAACATACAAATGGGAAAGCATCAA AGATATACAATCTGCATCAAAAAAGATACGTCGAGCTATATTACAATTTACACCAGAATCATGGACACCAATTCATTGGTTTGATCCAAATTGCACATATATGCGATTTCTGTCCGTTACACAACTAGTCATATTTTGGCAACTGACTGAACTtaatacattttttcttaaacACATCTTTGAAACGCCACCAGCTCATCCACTAAATGTTGGCCGTATTGGTTTGATTACATTGATCGTTGCACCATCGGTTCGTCAATATTATACCTATAGTACGGATACTCGTTGTAAACGTGTTGGAACACAATGCTGGGTATTTGTTGCCATCGTGATCACTGAAACATTGATTTCGATCAAGTTTGGTCTTAGTATATTTGCTCAAGCTCAATTATGGAATATTTTCATATGGCTATTGATTCAg TTCGTAATGAGTATATCATGTGTATCAATCTGTGTTGTATGGGCCAAATACCGTTGGAATCATGTCAACAATATTGTCGAAGAATATTTCATACGATCAAAAGATAATTTTCtccaaaaatttgatcaaaaaattatttacgataataatgaaaagaaaaaatactcttga
- the LOC124493039 gene encoding tumor protein D52 isoform X1, giving the protein MANKKNSNKRNINQQNTDNNKASLLSNHFDETDSTDYDEISTTLKMNDSSIDHEKCEAFRRIASAEEIEEMSNELLDQYTDPEQRAKIEEELRKELAKTEEEIQTLRTVLTAKIKRSNELKRKLGITVWKEFRDEMESSIKNIQESTASGFMAKLSTAPSYQKTSEAVKMGQASVMGTLGSVARRLGEVKNTNAFKSFEEKVGYAVTNVKTKIASRSNSTTNFDDALKNAEHSATTPVTSPMIPEDKSLS; this is encoded by the exons ATggctaataaaaaaaattccaataaaCGAAACATTAATCAACAGAAtactgataataataaagcatcattattatccaatcattttgatgaaacaGATTCTactgattatgatgaaatttcaactacattaaaaatgaatgattcttCGATTGATCATGAAAAATGTGAAGCATTCAGACGTATTGCTTCCGCTGAAGAGATCGAAGAAATGA GCAATGAGCTTTTGGACCAGTATACAGATCCCGAACAACGAGCCAAAATCGAAGAAGAATTGCGAAAAGAATTGGCCAAG ACCGAAGAGGAAATACAAACATTGCGTACAGTATTGACGGCTAAAATAAAAcgttcaaatgaattgaaaagaaaattaggAATCACCGTTTGGAAAGAATTTCGTGATGAAATGGAAAGCAGcattaaaaatattcaagAAAGTACAGC CTCAGGATTTATGGCCAAACTATCAACAGCTCCCTC TTATCAGAAAACAAGTGAAGCAGTCAAAATGGGTCAAGCTTCAGTGATGGGAACACTTGGTTCCGTAGCTCGTAGATTAGGTGAAGTGAAAAATACGAATGCttttaaatcatttgaagaaaaagttGGCTATGCTGTTACTAATGTCAAg ACCAAGATTGCATCTCGAAGTAACAGTACAaccaattttgatgatgcaCTTAAGAATGCAGAACATTCGGCCACTACACCGGTTACATCGCCAATGATTCCTGAAGATAAATCACTTTCCTAA
- the LOC124493071 gene encoding Golgi-associated plant pathogenesis-related protein 1 has product MIVPMILSGLLILVFSIPNVIGVIFHKGNENLYDNQFIETTNAQLTQECLEWHNYFRQLHGAPPLTYSHELEQIARYRAIELAKKDGTNFYHHDNMDVGENLAWNSQEPIDCRIPLQLWYDEWKTYNFRNPHINPRNGHFSQMVWKNSRRIGCGQAISKGRKGGTFTVCNYDPPGNWKGEELQNVSPPLNGIGIEWKPLGSNSHVELPPVSTINYSTRKANKWLGKSQLNKYYYRSPKKVQSSWNNNNKFTTYKYNYGGLNKMKKTYRQSPFTGYGYGKSPYYW; this is encoded by the exons atgattgttccaatgattttatctggtttattgattttagttttttcCATACCAAACG TTATTGGTGTAATATTCCATaaaggaaatgaaaatctttatgataatcaattcattgaaacgACAAACGCTCAATTGACACAAGAATGTCTTGAATGGCACAATTATTTCCGTCAATTACATGGTGCACCACCATTGACTTATAGTCATGAg CTTGAACAAATTGCACGATATCGAGCAATCGAATTGGCCAAAAAAGATGGtacaaatttttatcatcatgataatatgGATGTTGGTGAAAATCTTGCCTGGAATTCACAGGAACCAATCGATTGTCGTATACCATTACAATTATGGTatgatgaatggaaaacATATAATTTCCGTAATCCACATATCAATCCACGTAATGGTCATTTTTCACAAATG gTCTGGAAAAATTCAAGACGAATCGGCTGTGGTCAAGCAATTAGTAAAGGTAGAAAAGGTGGAACATTTACCGTTTGTAATTACGATCCTCCAGGCAATTGGAAGGGCGAAGAATTACAAAATGTTAGTCCCCCATTGAATGGTATTGGTATTGAATGGAAACCATTGGGTAGTAATTCTCATGTTGAATTACCACCAGTATCcacaatcaattattcaacACGTAAAGCTAATAAATGGCTTGGTAAAtcacaattgaataaatattattatcgttcaCCGAAAAAAGTCCAATCATcatggaataataataataaatttactACATATAAATACAATTATGGTggtttgaataaaatgaaaaaaacatatcgTCAAAGTCCATTTACCGGTTATGGTTATGGTAAATCACCATATTATTGgtga